The following nucleotide sequence is from Candidatus Zixiibacteriota bacterium.
AGTTCTCGAAAGCAATTGCGGCTTAAAGATAGATTCCAATTTATTCAATCTGGAAAAACTAACCATCGATACAGGTATTCTTTTAAATGCTATAAAGAAGCATTACCCTAATGTTAAGTCTATTAAAAAGGGCAATAATAAAGCTAATATCGGAATTGAAGTGATTAATGTATGCCCTCAATGTAAGGCTGTTGTTAATTGTGATATGATTAGCTCAAAGGTTTTGCAGTCTGTTTCCGAGGAGACCAAGCCGGAAAACGAGATAGAATATTTCATAGTTAGTTATGATAACGGTAATTCTTTTGATTGTTCGCACTGGTGTTTGAAAAGCAGTGAAGGGTTTTGCGATTTGTAGATAGGATTCTCCTAAAAGTATTTATTACCCCAAGGTAGACGGTCGCCTTAGGCAAACCCGTCCGGCAACTGCTTGTAAAATAAAAGGTGGAGGGTTTTTCCCTCACCGCCGCAGCGAGGAGAGTGTTGGTACACGAGGATGTACGCCAGCCGCAAGTTTCTCGCTCACCGCTGCGGCAAGATTCCAGCCCTATAACATGACATCCATAAAGGTGGTGGTATTAAAATTATTTTCAAATAATGCTTTTATATTATTGCATTTTAACAAACTGTTTTATAAATTGTTCTAAGTGCGGAGATGAGTGAACGATATTTAACAGCTTCAAGTCTGTTGATTTAATTTTGAATGGCTTAATAAACGCAGACAAACAAGGTTTATAATATGAATTCTGAATGTATAGTAATTATTGCAAACGATCCTGAAAAAAGCAAAGATCTTAAGGCTGTAGAATCAGTAATCGGCAAGAAAAAAACCGGTTATCTGGGCAGGGCTATGATATTTGATACATTAGCAGTTTGTTTATGTATACCCAAAGTCGATATTGCCATTTATTATCATCCTGTTCCATCGAAAGAACGCTTTGAAAAAATGATCAGCTTATTTGCTCGTGAAGAAAAAGATAAATCCATAAGATCTAGAATCAACAAGATAGAGCTATATCCGCAAAAAGCTGAAAGACCAGTACTAAATATATCCAACGCTTTTGAAGAGGTTTTCAATCGAGGTTATAAGCGAGTGATAATGATGGGCGCCTATTGCATGCCTCTGAACAAATCGATTATAAAGGCGGGCTTTATTCTGCTTGAAAGCAACAATGTTATAATTGGGCCGTCATTTAGCGGAAGATATTATATTTTCGGCATGTCGCAATACATACCCGAAGTTTTTGACGGAGTCTGCTGGGAAAACGATGATTTCTATATCCGATTGGGCAACAATCTTAAAGCTGCAAAGGCTAAAGTTCAGGAGTTGGAAATATCCTATGAGATTTACACTCCGGATGAATTAAACCAGTTGATTGCAGATATAGAATGCTGGCGAAGTGTCGGCGATAACAGAACCGCCTATCACACCGAACGTTTTCTGAGAACATTGGAATAATTCAGTAGTTGTTGTTATATAACTTCCTAAATGGCTTATTATAAAGGTGATAGATAAATGAGTCTGATCATCCACTGTGAAAAGTATATCTGCTAAAGCGAAGTCAGTTGGCGTACGAGAACGTACGTCAACCACATCATTGATTAACGATTGAGGAGCCTGTAACCATATAATTGACTGTAAAATCTTGATTTTAACCTTTCTGGAAACTACACCTTTTTTTCAGTCCAGGCAATAATCGAGGAAGGCAGTGTATTAGCCAAACATATCAAACTGGCAAAACCAACATCAACATTGAATCAGGATCGACTTCTAAAATCTAATTCCTCCTGTCGGCGGACAGGCATGAAATATTAAACAACGCAATCAAGTGAAATGCCGATGTTTATCGCAGATGTCCAATATCTTGTAGCTCTATAGATTATGAATTAAGCAAATTACATTTGCTGAATAGTATTAAAATATTTTTATTTGAAAGACCGGGCAGTAATGTAATTTTAATTTATTTATATTTTGTGTTGACTAAGTTTTCCCAATTTATTAATATTAAACATTATTTAAATTTTTGGCAAGAAGGTCATTGAGTTGAAATTAAGTAAGACATTAGGAGAAATCGCGATAATGGTAGTATCGTATGGACGGCAAATAAATAACAATTCTATTTTTGCGAGAGATGGAAAAGAAGTTAATCGTGAAAATACTCAAGAATTATATTGTGAATAATATTTTGGGGAATAAAATTAATGTTTTTTAATGTTGTAATGTTATTAAATTTATTTAGGAAACAAAATGACAATTGATCATGATATCAT
It contains:
- a CDS encoding DUF2064 domain-containing protein; the encoded protein is MNSECIVIIANDPEKSKDLKAVESVIGKKKTGYLGRAMIFDTLAVCLCIPKVDIAIYYHPVPSKERFEKMISLFAREEKDKSIRSRINKIELYPQKAERPVLNISNAFEEVFNRGYKRVIMMGAYCMPLNKSIIKAGFILLESNNVIIGPSFSGRYYIFGMSQYIPEVFDGVCWENDDFYIRLGNNLKAAKAKVQELEISYEIYTPDELNQLIADIECWRSVGDNRTAYHTERFLRTLE